From Mytilus trossulus isolate FHL-02 unplaced genomic scaffold, PNRI_Mtr1.1.1.hap1 h1tg000103l__unscaffolded, whole genome shotgun sequence, one genomic window encodes:
- the LOC134699933 gene encoding biogenesis of lysosome-related organelles complex 1 subunit 5-like yields the protein MIDQTIFKEVNEIHARLLDHRPVLQGHINHFVQEFEDKRQHREPERLEKVLDNVKEMNEKLILESLKAMQVFLPDVSAKVKVATEMCRKIEDGEILENKQLLQNRVSRKERWDEFLKKQYHNCDEIDTDFNQQVERLKTHYEDLEDKLGYSTMASV from the exons AAGTGAATGAGATTCATGCAAGATTACTGGACCACAGACCAGTGTTACAAGGACATATCAACCACTTCGTACAAGAATTTGAG gATAAAAGACAACACAGGGAACCAGAGCGATTAGAAAAAGTTTTAGACAATGTTAAAGAAATGAACGAGAAACTGATTCTGGAGAGTCTGAAAGCTATGCAGGTCTTCTTACCTGATGTTTCTGCCAAAG taaaAGTTGCAACAGAAATGTGCAGAAAAATTGAAGATGGTGAAATACTTGAG AATAAACAGCTGTTACAGAACAGAGTCTCAAGGAAAGAGAGATGGGATGAATTCCTAAAGAAACAGTATCATAACTGTGATGAGATTGATACAGACTTTAATCAGCAAGTGGAACGTCTCAAAACACATTATGAAGACTTAGAGGATAAGTTAGGATACTCAACCATGGCAAGCGTATGA